A window from Camelus dromedarius isolate mCamDro1 chromosome 9, mCamDro1.pat, whole genome shotgun sequence encodes these proteins:
- the MAP4K1 gene encoding mitogen-activated protein kinase kinase kinase kinase 1 isoform X3, with translation MDLADPDIFNRDPRDHYDLLQRLGGGTYGEVFKARDKVTGDLVALKMVKMEPDDDVSTLQKEILILKTCRHANIVAYHGSYLWLQKLWICMEFCGAGSLQDIYQVTGPLSELQISYVCREVLQGLAYLHSQKKIHRDIKGANILINDAGEVRLADFGISAQIGATLARRLSFIGTPYWMAPEVAAVALKGGYNELCDIWSLGITAIELAELQPPLFDVHPLRVLFLMTKSGYQPPRLKEKGKWSAAFHNFVKVTLTKSAKKRPGATKMLSHQLVSQPGLNRGLILDLLDKLRNPGKGAPVGEIEDEEPELPPAIPRRIRSTHRSSSLGIPDADCCRRHMEFRKLRGMESRPTAETARLQPPGDFKSSSPRRNLSESDDDYDDVDIPTLAEDIPPPLPPKPKFRSPSDEGPGGTGDEGQLSPGVLVRCASGPPPRTPQLGPPPATRSPHLTAHSEPSLWNPALREPDQPPLLPPKKEKMKRKGCALLVKLFNGCPLRIHSTAAWTHPSTKDQHLLLGAEEGIFILNRNDQEATLEMLSSSRTTWVYSINNVLMSLSGKTPHLYSHSILGLLERKEARAGSPIAHISPHRLLARKNMVSTKIQDTKGCRACCVAEGASSGGPFLCGALETSVVLLQWYQPMNKFLLVRQVLFPLPTPLPVFSLLTGPGSELPAVCIGVSPGQPAKSVFFHTVRFGALSCWLGEMSTAEHKGPVQVTQVEEDKVMVLMDGSLKLVTPEGDPVRGLRTPEIPMTEAVEAVAAAGAERPHPHLPSAWLPQACGSGDTPSR, from the exons ATGGACCTTGCGGACCCTGACATCTTTAATAGGGACCCCCGGGACCACTATGACCTGCTGCAACGGCTGGGCGGCGGCACCTATGGGGAAGTCTTCAAG GCTCGAGACAAGGTGACGGGGGACCTGGTGGCACTGAAGATGGTGAAGATGGAGCCTG ATGATGATGTTTCTACACTTCAGAAGGAAATCCTCATCTTGAAAACTTGTCGGCATGCCAACATCGTGGCCTACCATGGGAGTTATCTCTG GCTGCAGAAGCTCTGGATCTGCATGGAATTCTGTGGGGCTGGTTCTCTCCAGGATATCTACCAAG TCACAGGCCCCCTGTCAGAGCTCCAGATCAGCTATGTCTGCCGGGAAGTGCTCCAG GGACTGGCCTATCTACACTCACAGAAGAAGATACACCGGGACATCAAG ggagccAACATCCTCATCAACGACGCTGGGGAGGTCAGactgg ctgactttggTATATCGGCCCAGATCGGGGCCACACTGGCTCGACGCCTCTCTTTCATTGGGACACCCTACTG GATGGCTCCGGAAGTGGCGGCCGTGGCCCTGAAGGGGGGATACAACGAGCTGTGTGACATCTGGTCCCTGGGCATCACAGCCATTGAATTAGCCGAGCTACAGCCACCACTCTTTGATGTGCACCCTCTCAG AGTTCTCTTCCTCATGACCAAGAGTGGCTATCAGCCTCCTCggctaaaggaaaaaggcaaatg gtcgGCTGCCTTCCACAACTTCGTCAAAGTCACCCTCACCAAGAGCGCCAAGAAACGACCTGGCGCCACCAAGATGCTCAGT catcaACTGGTGTCCCAGCCTGGGCTAAACAGAGGCCTGATCCTAGATCTTCTTGACAAActgaggaacccagggaagggggcccctgttggcgagattgaagatgaggagcctgag CTACCCCCCGCCATCCCTCGGCGGATCCGATCCACCCATCGATCCAGCTCTCTGGGGATCCCAGATGCGGACTGCTGTC ggcgGCACATGGAgttcaggaagctcagaggcaTGGAGTCCAGACCCACAGCTGAAACG GCTCGCTTACAGCCCCCTGGAGACTTCAAGAGCAGCAGTCCTAG GAGGAACCTGTCAGAGTCCGATGATGACTACGATGACGTGGACAT ccccaccctcgcagaagacatacctcctcctctaccccccaAG cccaAGTTCCGTTCTCCATCTGACGAGGGTCCTGGGGGGACTGGggatgaggggcagctgagcccaggggTACTGGTCCGCTGTGCCAGTGGGCCTCCCCCCCGCACCCCCCAACTTGGGCCTCCCCCAGCCACCCGAAGCCCCCACCTAACCGCTCACTCAG aacCTTCACTCTGGAACCCAGCCCTCCGGGAGCCTGACCAGCCCCCACTGTTGCCCCccaagaaggaaaagatgaagagaaag GGATGTGCCCTTCTCGTAAAGTTGTTCAATGGCTGCCCTCTCCGGATCCACAGCACGGCGGCCTGGACACACCCCTCCACCAAAG accagcacttactcctgggagccgaggaaggcattttcattctgaaccgaaatgatcaggaggccacgctggagatg CTCTCTTCTAGCCGGACTACCTGGGTGTACTCCATCAACaatgtcctcatgtctctctcag GAAAGACCCCCCACCTGTATTCTCATAGCATCCTGGGCCTGCTAGAACggaaagaggccagagcaggaagccccATTGCTCACATCAGTCCCCACCGGCTACTAGCAAG GAAGAACATGGTCTCCACTAAGATCCAGGACACCAAAGGCTGCCGGGCGTGCTGTGTGG cggagggcgctagctccgggggcccgttcctgtgtggggcattgGAGACATCCGTGGTCCTTCTTCAGTGGTACCAGCCCATGAACAAGTTCCTGCTGGTCCGG caggtgctcttcccGCTACCCACGCCTCTGCCGgtgttctcactgctgaccgggccaggctccgagctgcccgccgtgtgcatcggcgtgagccccgggcagccggcgaAGTCGGTGTTCTTCCACACTGTGCGCTTCGGCGCGCTCTCCTGCTGGCTGGGCGAGATGAGCAcag CAGAGCACAAGGGACCAGTACAAGTGACTCAGGTCGAGGAAGACAAGGTGATGGTGTTGATGGACG GGTCTCTGAAGCTGGTGACCCCAGAGGGGGACCCAGTCCGGGGGCTTCGAACTCCAGAGATCCCCATGACTGAAGCAGTGGAGGCCGTAG CTGCTGCAGGAGCTGAGAGACCCCACCCTCACCTTCCGTCTGCTTGGCTCCCCCAG gcctgtggtagtggagacacgcccagcagatga
- the MAP4K1 gene encoding mitogen-activated protein kinase kinase kinase kinase 1 isoform X2: MDLADPDIFNRDPRDHYDLLQRLGGGTYGEVFKARDKVTGDLVALKMVKMEPDDDVSTLQKEILILKTCRHANIVAYHGSYLWLQKLWICMEFCGAGSLQDIYQVTGPLSELQISYVCREVLQGLAYLHSQKKIHRDIKGANILINDAGEVRLADFGISAQIGATLARRLSFIGTPYWMAPEVAAVALKGGYNELCDIWSLGITAIELAELQPPLFDVHPLRVLFLMTKSGYQPPRLKEKGKWSAAFHNFVKVTLTKSAKKRPGATKMLSHQLVSQPGLNRGLILDLLDKLRNPGKGAPVGEIEDEEPELPPAIPRRIRSTHRSSSLGIPDADCCRRHMEFRKLRGMESRPTAETARLQPPGDFKSSSPRRNLSESDDDYDDVDIPTLAEDIPPPLPPKPKFRSPSDEGPGGTGDEGQLSPGVLVRCASGPPPRTPQLGPPPATRSPHLTAHSEPSLWNPALREPDQPPLLPPKKEKMKRKGCALLVKLFNGCPLRIHSTAAWTHPSTKDQHLLLGAEEGIFILNRNDQEATLEMLSSSRTTWVYSINNVLMSLSGKTPHLYSHSILGLLERKEARAGSPIAHISPHRLLARKNMVSTKIQDTKGCRACCVAEGASSGGPFLCGALETSVVLLQWYQPMNKFLLVRQVLFPLPTPLPVFSLLTGPGSELPAVCIGVSPGQPAKSVFFHTVRFGALSCWLGEMSTEHKGPVQVTQVEEDKVMVLMDGSLKLVTPEGDPVRGLRTPEIPMTEAVEAVAMVGGRLQAFWKHGVQVWALGSDKLLQELRDPTLTFRLLGSPRPVVVETRPADDPTAPSNLYIQE, from the exons ATGGACCTTGCGGACCCTGACATCTTTAATAGGGACCCCCGGGACCACTATGACCTGCTGCAACGGCTGGGCGGCGGCACCTATGGGGAAGTCTTCAAG GCTCGAGACAAGGTGACGGGGGACCTGGTGGCACTGAAGATGGTGAAGATGGAGCCTG ATGATGATGTTTCTACACTTCAGAAGGAAATCCTCATCTTGAAAACTTGTCGGCATGCCAACATCGTGGCCTACCATGGGAGTTATCTCTG GCTGCAGAAGCTCTGGATCTGCATGGAATTCTGTGGGGCTGGTTCTCTCCAGGATATCTACCAAG TCACAGGCCCCCTGTCAGAGCTCCAGATCAGCTATGTCTGCCGGGAAGTGCTCCAG GGACTGGCCTATCTACACTCACAGAAGAAGATACACCGGGACATCAAG ggagccAACATCCTCATCAACGACGCTGGGGAGGTCAGactgg ctgactttggTATATCGGCCCAGATCGGGGCCACACTGGCTCGACGCCTCTCTTTCATTGGGACACCCTACTG GATGGCTCCGGAAGTGGCGGCCGTGGCCCTGAAGGGGGGATACAACGAGCTGTGTGACATCTGGTCCCTGGGCATCACAGCCATTGAATTAGCCGAGCTACAGCCACCACTCTTTGATGTGCACCCTCTCAG AGTTCTCTTCCTCATGACCAAGAGTGGCTATCAGCCTCCTCggctaaaggaaaaaggcaaatg gtcgGCTGCCTTCCACAACTTCGTCAAAGTCACCCTCACCAAGAGCGCCAAGAAACGACCTGGCGCCACCAAGATGCTCAGT catcaACTGGTGTCCCAGCCTGGGCTAAACAGAGGCCTGATCCTAGATCTTCTTGACAAActgaggaacccagggaagggggcccctgttggcgagattgaagatgaggagcctgag CTACCCCCCGCCATCCCTCGGCGGATCCGATCCACCCATCGATCCAGCTCTCTGGGGATCCCAGATGCGGACTGCTGTC ggcgGCACATGGAgttcaggaagctcagaggcaTGGAGTCCAGACCCACAGCTGAAACG GCTCGCTTACAGCCCCCTGGAGACTTCAAGAGCAGCAGTCCTAG GAGGAACCTGTCAGAGTCCGATGATGACTACGATGACGTGGACAT ccccaccctcgcagaagacatacctcctcctctaccccccaAG cccaAGTTCCGTTCTCCATCTGACGAGGGTCCTGGGGGGACTGGggatgaggggcagctgagcccaggggTACTGGTCCGCTGTGCCAGTGGGCCTCCCCCCCGCACCCCCCAACTTGGGCCTCCCCCAGCCACCCGAAGCCCCCACCTAACCGCTCACTCAG aacCTTCACTCTGGAACCCAGCCCTCCGGGAGCCTGACCAGCCCCCACTGTTGCCCCccaagaaggaaaagatgaagagaaag GGATGTGCCCTTCTCGTAAAGTTGTTCAATGGCTGCCCTCTCCGGATCCACAGCACGGCGGCCTGGACACACCCCTCCACCAAAG accagcacttactcctgggagccgaggaaggcattttcattctgaaccgaaatgatcaggaggccacgctggagatg CTCTCTTCTAGCCGGACTACCTGGGTGTACTCCATCAACaatgtcctcatgtctctctcag GAAAGACCCCCCACCTGTATTCTCATAGCATCCTGGGCCTGCTAGAACggaaagaggccagagcaggaagccccATTGCTCACATCAGTCCCCACCGGCTACTAGCAAG GAAGAACATGGTCTCCACTAAGATCCAGGACACCAAAGGCTGCCGGGCGTGCTGTGTGG cggagggcgctagctccgggggcccgttcctgtgtggggcattgGAGACATCCGTGGTCCTTCTTCAGTGGTACCAGCCCATGAACAAGTTCCTGCTGGTCCGG caggtgctcttcccGCTACCCACGCCTCTGCCGgtgttctcactgctgaccgggccaggctccgagctgcccgccgtgtgcatcggcgtgagccccgggcagccggcgaAGTCGGTGTTCTTCCACACTGTGCGCTTCGGCGCGCTCTCCTGCTGGCTGGGCGAGATGAGCAcag AGCACAAGGGACCAGTACAAGTGACTCAGGTCGAGGAAGACAAGGTGATGGTGTTGATGGACG GGTCTCTGAAGCTGGTGACCCCAGAGGGGGACCCAGTCCGGGGGCTTCGAACTCCAGAGATCCCCATGACTGAAGCAGTGGAGGCCGTAG CTATGGTTGGGGGTCGGCTCCAAGCCTTCTGGAAGCATGGAGTGCAGGTGTGGGCTCTCGGCTCAGACAAG CTGCTGCAGGAGCTGAGAGACCCCACCCTCACCTTCCGTCTGCTTGGCTCCCCCAG gcctgtggtagtggagacacgcccagcagatgatcctactgcccccagcaacctctatatccaggaatga
- the MAP4K1 gene encoding mitogen-activated protein kinase kinase kinase kinase 1 isoform X1, protein MDLADPDIFNRDPRDHYDLLQRLGGGTYGEVFKARDKVTGDLVALKMVKMEPDDDVSTLQKEILILKTCRHANIVAYHGSYLWLQKLWICMEFCGAGSLQDIYQVTGPLSELQISYVCREVLQGLAYLHSQKKIHRDIKGANILINDAGEVRLADFGISAQIGATLARRLSFIGTPYWMAPEVAAVALKGGYNELCDIWSLGITAIELAELQPPLFDVHPLRVLFLMTKSGYQPPRLKEKGKWSAAFHNFVKVTLTKSAKKRPGATKMLSHQLVSQPGLNRGLILDLLDKLRNPGKGAPVGEIEDEEPELPPAIPRRIRSTHRSSSLGIPDADCCRRHMEFRKLRGMESRPTAETARLQPPGDFKSSSPRRNLSESDDDYDDVDIPTLAEDIPPPLPPKPKFRSPSDEGPGGTGDEGQLSPGVLVRCASGPPPRTPQLGPPPATRSPHLTAHSEPSLWNPALREPDQPPLLPPKKEKMKRKGCALLVKLFNGCPLRIHSTAAWTHPSTKDQHLLLGAEEGIFILNRNDQEATLEMLSSSRTTWVYSINNVLMSLSGKTPHLYSHSILGLLERKEARAGSPIAHISPHRLLARKNMVSTKIQDTKGCRACCVAEGASSGGPFLCGALETSVVLLQWYQPMNKFLLVRQVLFPLPTPLPVFSLLTGPGSELPAVCIGVSPGQPAKSVFFHTVRFGALSCWLGEMSTAEHKGPVQVTQVEEDKVMVLMDGSLKLVTPEGDPVRGLRTPEIPMTEAVEAVAMVGGRLQAFWKHGVQVWALGSDKLLQELRDPTLTFRLLGSPRPVVVETRPADDPTAPSNLYIQE, encoded by the exons ATGGACCTTGCGGACCCTGACATCTTTAATAGGGACCCCCGGGACCACTATGACCTGCTGCAACGGCTGGGCGGCGGCACCTATGGGGAAGTCTTCAAG GCTCGAGACAAGGTGACGGGGGACCTGGTGGCACTGAAGATGGTGAAGATGGAGCCTG ATGATGATGTTTCTACACTTCAGAAGGAAATCCTCATCTTGAAAACTTGTCGGCATGCCAACATCGTGGCCTACCATGGGAGTTATCTCTG GCTGCAGAAGCTCTGGATCTGCATGGAATTCTGTGGGGCTGGTTCTCTCCAGGATATCTACCAAG TCACAGGCCCCCTGTCAGAGCTCCAGATCAGCTATGTCTGCCGGGAAGTGCTCCAG GGACTGGCCTATCTACACTCACAGAAGAAGATACACCGGGACATCAAG ggagccAACATCCTCATCAACGACGCTGGGGAGGTCAGactgg ctgactttggTATATCGGCCCAGATCGGGGCCACACTGGCTCGACGCCTCTCTTTCATTGGGACACCCTACTG GATGGCTCCGGAAGTGGCGGCCGTGGCCCTGAAGGGGGGATACAACGAGCTGTGTGACATCTGGTCCCTGGGCATCACAGCCATTGAATTAGCCGAGCTACAGCCACCACTCTTTGATGTGCACCCTCTCAG AGTTCTCTTCCTCATGACCAAGAGTGGCTATCAGCCTCCTCggctaaaggaaaaaggcaaatg gtcgGCTGCCTTCCACAACTTCGTCAAAGTCACCCTCACCAAGAGCGCCAAGAAACGACCTGGCGCCACCAAGATGCTCAGT catcaACTGGTGTCCCAGCCTGGGCTAAACAGAGGCCTGATCCTAGATCTTCTTGACAAActgaggaacccagggaagggggcccctgttggcgagattgaagatgaggagcctgag CTACCCCCCGCCATCCCTCGGCGGATCCGATCCACCCATCGATCCAGCTCTCTGGGGATCCCAGATGCGGACTGCTGTC ggcgGCACATGGAgttcaggaagctcagaggcaTGGAGTCCAGACCCACAGCTGAAACG GCTCGCTTACAGCCCCCTGGAGACTTCAAGAGCAGCAGTCCTAG GAGGAACCTGTCAGAGTCCGATGATGACTACGATGACGTGGACAT ccccaccctcgcagaagacatacctcctcctctaccccccaAG cccaAGTTCCGTTCTCCATCTGACGAGGGTCCTGGGGGGACTGGggatgaggggcagctgagcccaggggTACTGGTCCGCTGTGCCAGTGGGCCTCCCCCCCGCACCCCCCAACTTGGGCCTCCCCCAGCCACCCGAAGCCCCCACCTAACCGCTCACTCAG aacCTTCACTCTGGAACCCAGCCCTCCGGGAGCCTGACCAGCCCCCACTGTTGCCCCccaagaaggaaaagatgaagagaaag GGATGTGCCCTTCTCGTAAAGTTGTTCAATGGCTGCCCTCTCCGGATCCACAGCACGGCGGCCTGGACACACCCCTCCACCAAAG accagcacttactcctgggagccgaggaaggcattttcattctgaaccgaaatgatcaggaggccacgctggagatg CTCTCTTCTAGCCGGACTACCTGGGTGTACTCCATCAACaatgtcctcatgtctctctcag GAAAGACCCCCCACCTGTATTCTCATAGCATCCTGGGCCTGCTAGAACggaaagaggccagagcaggaagccccATTGCTCACATCAGTCCCCACCGGCTACTAGCAAG GAAGAACATGGTCTCCACTAAGATCCAGGACACCAAAGGCTGCCGGGCGTGCTGTGTGG cggagggcgctagctccgggggcccgttcctgtgtggggcattgGAGACATCCGTGGTCCTTCTTCAGTGGTACCAGCCCATGAACAAGTTCCTGCTGGTCCGG caggtgctcttcccGCTACCCACGCCTCTGCCGgtgttctcactgctgaccgggccaggctccgagctgcccgccgtgtgcatcggcgtgagccccgggcagccggcgaAGTCGGTGTTCTTCCACACTGTGCGCTTCGGCGCGCTCTCCTGCTGGCTGGGCGAGATGAGCAcag CAGAGCACAAGGGACCAGTACAAGTGACTCAGGTCGAGGAAGACAAGGTGATGGTGTTGATGGACG GGTCTCTGAAGCTGGTGACCCCAGAGGGGGACCCAGTCCGGGGGCTTCGAACTCCAGAGATCCCCATGACTGAAGCAGTGGAGGCCGTAG CTATGGTTGGGGGTCGGCTCCAAGCCTTCTGGAAGCATGGAGTGCAGGTGTGGGCTCTCGGCTCAGACAAG CTGCTGCAGGAGCTGAGAGACCCCACCCTCACCTTCCGTCTGCTTGGCTCCCCCAG gcctgtggtagtggagacacgcccagcagatgatcctactgcccccagcaacctctatatccaggaatga